The Crassostrea angulata isolate pt1a10 chromosome 1, ASM2561291v2, whole genome shotgun sequence nucleotide sequence TTGTAGTAGCTTTATATtcaataagattacatgtacatgcccacataaaatgatatcaatacatttactgaaatgtttaaatgtttttttatcggcatgaaatgcaaaactttcaaaacatgttcttaatttctttgaaatgtgtaagaacataagaacggtttaacaacatttccttctcaaaattttttatctagttattctgttaagagagagagagagagaaagaggagGGCTCGGTCGCGAGCGAACGCTAACCTCCGTCACGGCGGGTAGCTGGTACACCATCACGACACCATGACATGGGATACCCACAATTTCTTtcgattacataattttatgcaactCTGGGTATCTCTAAGGCTCCTTACTCTCTCAGTCAGACTGAGTCTTGAAGAACACACGGCTTCGCACTTAAAGATTGTCGTCGCAAACGTAACGCACTAGAAAGTGGGAATCCTCGCGCTATGACAAACGACGAGCCATATATGTATCTAAAGTAACTCAACACAATTTCACTTAAAcgtgaattcacaaaaaatattctttacacGTAGAAGACCTTGTAAGAAATGAACGGAACATGCTAAAAATACCGGGTTGGTAATTTTATAGGAAGCCctcatttttaatcatttgcTCGTCATTAGTTGACACGCATggacttcaaaacaaacaatacaaatttaggcggaccaattaattgttaagaaaacacaatcacactgcgtacatatttataattttattggcaattaaaatcatttcatgataatttttaattcaacgaccttcttaaaatatgataatggattcgaaaatattttatttgcaattgctgcacgagtattaaattaaatacttttataatttatttaatagctatgaaataaaaaaaaatagtaaaacagACTCCAAGTATTTCGATATAATCTCTGTCAAAATCTGGTtaaatatcgtcattaaatattaagaaacattcaatttatttgtcattcggggagataactcccgcttgtatacgatacttttccatcgataattttaccgtggcggggacaggtagatgatgagtttaccgtgatgggaacgcggtatacctgtctcacctggccgatcacctcgatgtgtttataccgtgacggggcgcgggaaacacgggatccgcgttgcctgtactgtacatcttgtataattatatcacCTCATGAGGTGTCTCTTATCtcaaatacaaaatgtatgTGCAAACAAAACAATCTAGAAACTGCCTCTGAGCAATGCACTCACCTGAGCAATTTTACTTTTGGGTCTTCCAGGACCAGGTGGTGTTGGATGAGATCCTTTACCACTCTCAGAGCCCTTGAACTTCTTGTTCGGTTTGTCCTCAATCACTTTGCCTCTTTTTCCAGAGACGGGGGTATCAGGCTACAAAAATAACAGTATCTTAACAATGGTTTTAcctatttcttattttattcatCAGATTCAATCATTTGGGTAATTTTTTGCTACTTGAATAAAGAGTGTGTATTTGTTAATTCAAGGGATTTGTAATGTTGATTCACACCTTGTTTGATTTAAACCCTTTGATATCTTTCTTGTCTGCCCAATTCACAAGAATTTGTTTCTCATTTTCCAGCTGTTTAAGTCTGAGACCAGCCGCTGCTAACAATGTTTCCAGATCAGTCTGAATAGCATCCAACTCTTCAATACCGATACCATCTTCCTCAGAGCGTGACAGAActgcaaaagaaaaatgtttcacAATTAACAAATGTGTGTCCATCAATGTAACAATGAAAGTTTTTACTTGGTATTGAATACATTCAACACATACATGCATAAACAATGAAAGGATACATCTATGTGACTTTCTTGCCTTTTAGTCTCTGTGTGAATCAAATAAGCAGCTAGAGAATTAAAAGATGCGCCTCTAGTcctaattttttaattatcttacaTAAAATACTTCTTTAGTCAAGATTCATCACCCTACAAACTACTAATAACCCTTGCACTTACTATTGGTGTACTTTTGGCATTGTGTCACATGGTCCACTGGTTCAAGATCGGGAAACTGCAATGGACAGTCTTTGTCGTTTGCAGTTTTACCCTTTCCCTTCATCTTGGATTGCAAAACACAAGCAATGTAAAGAATTAAACGCGATATTCAGAGCATTTTTGGTTGTTCGCCTTTTTTTGATGCAAAAAACACCATATAATTCTTCATCAAGATAAAGATAATGCCATTAATTCATATTTAGATTCCTGACTTGGcttattgtttttattcattgagGTCATGCACACGTTTCTTATTACGTGACAAACGCATTAGCCCTTCAAACGTTTCCCTAACACAGATTAATGTATTGTCCAATAATACGCCTCGTAACATTTACAgcgaataattttaattataacaaaGTCGTTTCGGCTTCCTCTCCAATATGGCCGTAGCCGATGGTCTCGAAAGGAAACTTTTACTATTTGCCGTGTTAAGTCGCTGTGTGTTAATAGTTCTGCAGGTAAAATTAGTCAGTGGCATAAATGGTTCACTTAGAAACTTTAAAGGTtattatatgtgtattttcTGTATGTAGcatactttttacatttttttggcCGATGATATATACAAGACCGTCGTGCACATAACTAAGCAAAGTCTATTTACACGACCGTCGTGCAAATAGCTATAACTGAATATTGTGATAAACACACGACCGTCGTGtgaattaatttatgaaaatctaTTTACACGACCATCGTGTGGATAGTCTATCTATGTAGCCAAGCTATATacaggatattttttttttagtgtagGACGATATCATAAatgtcaaagttaattatgaaatGGAATTTATGTGATCCTGAACCCGATCAATTTCTAATATCCTCGcaacatttttatgattttacatgtgtataaaCTGATAAAACTGGTAAGTTGATGTATCcacacataaaaaatatatcacttCCATATATCACCAcgtattataaattaatttatttattataataagatgataatataataatatgatGAAGAAGGATATTTTCTGTTGTAGACTATAGTTGGAGCTGTATTCAAAATTTCGGGTATAACTGTCATTGTGTATAAAGGAATTACAGTCAACTCGTAATCAAACTAACACGTACCCAAACAGACTTGTAATCAAATTGTCTAGTGAAAAATGACTTCAATTATAATACTTTGCCTTCCTAATCAAAGAGtgataataatttataaatttgtcaAGCTAAttaatcagggttttttttaagaaaagattgtttgtaaacagaaattttctattaaatgttaatatagGGACATCTTTGGCAAACTTATATGAGATGACGATATATTATCAAGAATTCTACATTCTTTTATCTCATAGTTTCTTAAttattgtaattatatcaaaaccTATAACCTTAACAGATTATCTTTTACATTTACAATCCAAATATCATTGTCTACCACTGGACCAATGGATCATTAGTCTGTTTGGGTACGACTTCACTTGACTCCGTATAAAGAAAAGACTTCCAGGCAACACACATTTTTCTCTGATTGACAACACTGAGCATGTCCGAGGTTTTGTTATGTTTACGTTTTTTTATTACCGGAAAACCATAAATTTCCTTCTTTGAATATATATGTCTTGTTTCATATCCAATATATGTACGGTGTACCAGACAAGTATACTCTATGTATACAGaccttttaaagaatttaatcaaaaacattataaaataataGAGTTCGGTATACATTATCTtttattgatagaaaaaaaatcgtcactaaatttaatatgaataagcaaaaaaaaaaaaaacaacaaaaatacagttaaatgttaaaattgtaaattcggacattaagaatattttattcatcatattttgtcattaaaataaattgaaagttAATGTGGAAGAAAAATTGTGTTACATAAATAATGGTAACTTAAAAACAGTAGATATCAttatggttattttaaaaaaatcacaaaagcaGACAAATACCTCAATTATCGTAAATTAAATGTGGTTTGAATTGTACCAAATTGTTAGAAAATAAGTCAAATGCTGggtttaaatatacataaattatttacaactGCATAAAGTTACAAAGTCAAACATGCATGTAATTCATTCATCTAGTATCAAGGGCccttaatggggggggggggtataccaggcacattaaaaacaataatatatttatcattttcatcCTTATAACAAAATAGTAATGAAATACACAGACACGATGTCCAGatcaaattacaatttttcTAAACTGAATAAGAAATGATTCATAGATGAAATATATGACTGTCAAAATAGTAAGAATAGATCATCAAAACTGCATCAGAAGTCAATTTGAGGTGGATAAATTTGcgtggtcatttttttttacatttagtaCAGTACCATTTCGAATTCACTTCTTCAAACACCTTCTTTGGAATTGAAAGGCACGACTTGTGAAACCACTCCTTACATTCCTCACATTTCCCCATTTTTTCTTCCCTATTGTCTGGTAATCTGCAAATGCAGAAAAGTGGAATCTTAAAGGACTTTGTCACCCTTTTCTGCATATTCCTTTCTTCTGATGGAAAAGGGCACATTTGGTTTTCTGCCAAACATGAGAGCAAATGACTTCTCATACTTTTCTGGGTGTAAGTTTTCATTGATGGGTCATTTCCAAAACAAAGATCTGTTGCATATGCAATTGAAAATAATCCACAATCATATCCTCCTTTTTGTCGCTtgcaattgatgacatttataCCCATGGTCTGCTCTTGGATCATCATAATGCATGCAGCTTGCATTTTAACGTCCATGGAGACTGATGTATACAGGGAGTCGAAGATGTCAACACAGTTATCATTACAAAACAGGTTTGATATTGTCAACCAATGCAGGGCACCATCATGTAGAATTTGTATGAAATCTCCAGTTTCAATCGCAAACTGCAGTTTGCTTCCAAGAATGGTGTCCTGTAGTCCATGCATCTTTGGAAATTGTTGTGTTAGTAATTTTTGTGCTGCATTTATGTGGACATCAGTAAGCATCTCCTTAGGGTCTCCAATCATGTCTATTTCATCACTCCTACTGGTATTGGTTTTACTATGCCTGCTTTCATTATTTGTTTCCTTTTTGTTCAACCGTTTTTTTTCCAGCAATCTTTTTCTTGATtggaaaacattttcttttcctttCTGAAGCCTTACATTTCCTCTAACTGGAGGAGTTTTTGGTAACTTTATAGTCTTCAAGTCTTTAAGAATTTTGGTTGCTCTGCCTGTACTGCAGGTGGATGTTCTTGATTTATCTTTTTTGAATCCTGCTGGGGAAGGCACAGGAGTTGTGCTTTTTTCTGGAGTGTTCGATTCAAAAGAAAACGGAGAAGAAGGCATTGGTGTTAATTCTCTTGGATTGTCTTGAAGTGGAGTTGGAGATAAAGATTGTAATGAGGCTAGTGAGGAAGGCCAGTCTTGAAAGGATTCACTAGTACAAGGTGAAGGCACCATGTTGTCATTACTGAGTGAAGATTCAGGTGATAATGAAGGCAGTGAACATGGGGAAGAAGGCAAGTCTTCAACGCTTTCATTGGTTTGAAGTGAGGGCACCATGTTGTTATTTTTGGACAGCAATGGTGAAGATTCTGGTGATAATGGTGGCAGCGAACATGGGGAAGAAGGCAAGTCTTCAACGCTTTCATTGGTTTGAGGTGAGGGCACCATGTTGTTATTTTTGGACGGTAATGGTGGAGATTCAGGTGATAATGGTGGCAGCGAACATGGGGAAGAAGGCAAGTCTTCAACGCTTTCATTGGTTTGAGGTGAGGGCACCATGTTGTTATTTTCGGACGGTAATGGTGGAGATTCAGGTGATAATGGTGGCAGCGAACATGGGGAAGAAGGCAAGTCTTCAACGCTTTCACTGGTTTTAGGTGAGGGCACCATGTTGTTAATTTTGGATGGAGATGGAGCTGAGATGATTGGTGTCTCTGGTGTCACACAGGGATAAGGTTCATCAGCTTCTTCTGctttaaaaatgactttttccCCACTGAGCCATGCATCATACATCGTAGCAAGAGTATCCATTTTTTCATTGAACTCTTTTGTACCCAAAGTAGATGCATAATCTGCAATAGCCTTGCATAATACCATCATTTCCTTGAATTTTTGGGTTTTTGAtaatggatttttcttaaatttttttcgcAGATGTTGACTGCTTTCTGGTGTTTCTGTATTTGTCCTTTTGTGTCTCCTACTtgtccatatttttttctggtATGATAGGTGCCACCTCTCTGCAACATCAtcaatattgaatatattttctCCCTGCTCTATCCTTCTGGCAAAAACATGTCTACATGGCAAAAGCATGGTCTTCTTAAGAGAACAACTGCACATTTTATTGTTCTTTAATGTGCTGAAACGGGCTTTCTCTAGTTCTGCAATAAGGATGCCTGCTGCATATGGTGTTATGTTTTTAACAATGTCATCTTTTACAACATCATCATCTCCTAGGCGGTATGCAGTTTTAAATGTATGGTTGAATTCTCTGTGAGTCATTTCGTTTACTTTTCCCCTGTGCAGTAGTAAGATGCTCTTTACTGCCTCTGTTAGTGTCATATTTCTTTTCAGGATATCTTTGATTTTCTGGTTATGTGACTCCATCCTATTATTTGTTGTGTTTCCCAGATTAATTTGTTGGATTGTTTTATAGAATGCCCAATGTTTTATCTGATGTGGCTTTCCCCAGTTTTTGTTGTAATAGGCCATGAAACTATCAGGGGCTGTTGCTGCCAGGTGACATAATGCTCTTTCAAAAGCTGATTTTGATTTCGAAAACACAAGTGACTGAAAAGATTTCTTAAGATCATTTTTTTCCTCTTGtggttttgataatttttgaataaatctatCTACAGCTTGAATGACATGGAATTTACAAAGTTGAATTTCTGCCCCTGGAATAACTTTTCTGACAGCTGCAATTTCCTTCATGTCTTTGTCTAATACTACAACTTTTACTTTTTCTAATTTGTGTATTCTTGAAATCTCTGTCATGACAGCTGAGAGGGTGTGTTCTGTTTCATGGGTGATAAAAGCATACCCTACAGTTTGCCCAGTTCCATTTCCGTCTTCTACCAGAAGGGAAAATAATGGCATTCTCAGCCTGTTTGTACAGTAAGTAGAGTCAATCATTAGCACCTCAGGGAACATGGCAAATGTTTGCTTCATGTCACCAGTGACCAGAAGAAGAAACTCCAATACTCCTTCATTATTTGCTTGAACTGAAATGACAGCCTCAGGGTCATCTTCACCTACAAGTTAttaattgatattaatttttgataGCACATGAAAATGCTAAAccagtttaaaatttaaatatttatcactTGATTATGGTTGTGAATCTCATTCATCCATCactacaatttattttaaagaaaacatcaagTTGAAATATTTCAAGGAAGCAATTTCCAGGCGGGGTAAATAAATCATTCTTCACTAAACTTAGAGACACTTAATAGCACCGTAGCAACAAATATTGACAGTTCAGAGTTGTGGCACAAATCAGGATAATTAATCCCTGAAGACTTATTAATGTTCACCTTTTCAATTTGGCTGTGTAAATTCTTTAATTATGATAGAAATTCTtgataagttaaaaataatagACTTGTTGAGAtattatagataaataaaatcataaattaatCAGATAAATGATATTCTTTCATGTCTCATAATCTACTTACAAAGCTTCTTTAGTTCATCCATCAATAATTCTTCTTCAGTCTTGTCTccatttctttctctttttgcTTTTTGGTGTACATTGTGGAGATCTTTAAGGGTGATGACTTGGTGTTGTTGTGCTTCAATATGTTCTTTCAGGTATTTGACTTTTACACCAAGCTCAAGCATTGTTTCCActtcttttttctttgcttCACTTAACCGCCGTTGTTCTGGGTAATGCTTAAATGCattgctgaaaaaaatataaatttaaatgcaCATTATTGTTCAAATGTatatgttatttcattttttaaaaatagatcaagATGTTTTATGTCACGATTTGATTTAAATTGAAAGCTTAATTTGTTAATGTGTTCTTTGACTTTTTCAGAAGTGCAATCCAAATTTGAtagattttcaaatgatttttttttttacattgagaccttaatacataaatataaatgaaatcttATGCATACTTACTTGCTAGTCTCATGATTGTGAGCAGTGACCAGAGTTTGAACAACAAGCTTTGTCTTCTCTTTGTTAACAGTGAGAAAAAGTCTTGCTTGGCAATCTTGTTTAAAGGAACTGGAAATTAGAAATATGAAGTATTATCAAGCTATTAAAAACTGTCAAACAATTACCATATTTATTCTAACATAAAGTATTTAGATTAATATTCAGACTTAAATCatgttatcatttttcatttcactcctcatttaaTAGCATAGTGAAGTAAGTGAGTAAGGGATATGCCTCCATTTTGTGAAATCAacatatacagtacatgtacttcctttTGATAAACTTATTCAAATCAATTGAACTAACATATATGTAAAGTATAAAGGTTTCCATCAAACTAATTAAATTAACACAGTAAAATTAACCCCCAACCAATCCCACCTCCCccaaacaaaattatccctcAGTTAGCCCCTCCCCtcaaggtgggggggggggggaggtctgATATAAAACACTTTGGCATCAGTGTCAGGACACTTAAGTTAGccaacataataaaaatatgtatcatGCAATCTTATTCATATGCTATTGCTTCATATTATGAACAGTATGAATAGTATCATATTGTAtcttatgatacaatgttgtatcattATAAgcacaatattgtattatgttacaatatgaaattgtatcagatggtatgatactgtattatctgaatcatgatattatatgacacaatattgtagaatatgacacaatattatatcatttgatttgatataatatgatacaatattgtgtaattttatattataacattatattatatgatTATTGTATTTATagaattgtatgatattgtattatattgataaatgttttatcatacatgatgatataatatgaaattgtacatataataatacattattgtatcatttgatatgatttaGTGTGTTATAACAATCAATGTgttattttaatatgtaaacggtgtgaccgttggaccgagcgcagatataacacagtgcagtttgatttttgtagatcaaaatttatttgaacgCACTCAGTAAgatccgcctggttgc carries:
- the LOC128159110 gene encoding uncharacterized protein LOC128159110, giving the protein MNEGDEFSSFQEFQDKLLQWSTATNTVWVKSHSKTVETANKKLSSKSKTFDQKFKFRNVLYRCKHGGAPRQTGRGLRPNQSSFKQDCQARLFLTVNKEKTKLVVQTLVTAHNHETSNNAFKHYPEQRRLSEAKKKEVETMLELGVKVKYLKEHIEAQQHQVITLKDLHNVHQKAKRERNGDKTEEELLMDELKKLCEDDPEAVISVQANNEGVLEFLLLVTGDMKQTFAMFPEVLMIDSTYCTNRLRMPLFSLLVEDGNGTGQTVGYAFITHETEHTLSAVMTEISRIHKLEKVKVVVLDKDMKEIAAVRKVIPGAEIQLCKFHVIQAVDRFIQKLSKPQEEKNDLKKSFQSLVFSKSKSAFERALCHLAATAPDSFMAYYNKNWGKPHQIKHWAFYKTIQQINLGNTTNNRMESHNQKIKDILKRNMTLTEAVKSILLLHRGKVNEMTHREFNHTFKTAYRLGDDDVVKDDIVKNITPYAAGILIAELEKARFSTLKNNKMCSCSLKKTMLLPCRHVFARRIEQGENIFNIDDVAERWHLSYQKKIWTSRRHKRTNTETPESSQHLRKKFKKNPLSKTQKFKEMMVLCKAIADYASTLGTKEFNEKMDTLATMYDAWLSGEKVIFKAEEADEPYPCVTPETPIISAPSPSKINNMVPSPKTSESVEDLPSSPCSLPPLSPESPPLPSENNNMVPSPQTNESVEDLPSSPCSLPPLSPESPPLPSKNNNMVPSPQTNESVEDLPSSPCSLPPLSPESSPLLSKNNNMVPSLQTNESVEDLPSSPCSLPSLSPESSLSNDNMVPSPCTSESFQDWPSSLASLQSLSPTPLQDNPRELTPMPSSPFSFESNTPEKSTTPVPSPAGFKKDKSRTSTCSTGRATKILKDLKTIKLPKTPPVRGNVRLQKGKENVFQSRKRLLEKKRLNKKETNNESRHSKTNTSRSDEIDMIGDPKEMLTDVHINAAQKLLTQQFPKMHGLQDTILGSKLQFAIETGDFIQILHDGALHWLTISNLFCNDNCVDIFDSLYTSVSMDVKMQAACIMMIQEQTMGINVINCKRQKGGYDCGLFSIAYATDLCFGNDPSMKTYTQKSMRSHLLSCLAENQMCPFPSEERNMQKRVTKSFKIPLFCICRLPDNREEKMGKCEECKEWFHKSCLSIPKKVFEEVNSKWYCTKCKKK